GCTCTCGGGCGCGAACATGCGTCCGAGCGCGATGCGCGAGCTGTTCCCGGACCTTCCGGAATCCGAGTGGCCCGTCTACGGGGAGGTCCACAAGGACTCCACCTACCTGCTCACCAAGAAGCGCAAGATCAAGCTCATGCCGCCCCCGCCGAACTTCAAGAACCACGGGAACTTCGTCACCTCGGTGGCCGAGCTCTCCCGTTGGCTCGCGGAGAAGGCAGAGGAGATGGGCGTCTACGTGCTGACCGAGACCGCAGCGATGAAGCTGTTGGTCGAAGAGGGCAAGGTCGTCGGTGTTCGCACCGGAGACCGTGGACAGGACCGTGAAGGCAACCCGATGGGCAACTTCGAGCCCGGTGTTGACGTTGTCGCCAAGGCAACGATCATCGCCGAAGGCACGATCGGCCACCTCACGATGGCCGCCCAGGAGTTCTTCGACATCCAGCCCGAGCAGCCGCAGCGCTATGAGCTCGGCGTCAAGGAGGTCTGGGAAGTCAAGGAGCCGCTCGACCAGGTCATCCACACGATGGGCTGGCCGCTGCGCAAGGGCGCTCGCTACAACGAGTTCGGTGGATCGTTCATCTACCCGATGGGCGAGGACAAGGTCTGCATCGGCATGGTGATCGGCCTCGACTACACCGACGCCACGCTCTCATGCCACGACCTGCTCCAGCAGTTCAAGACCCACCCGCTGCCGAAGAAGATCCTCGAGGGCGGCAAGCGCGTCGCCTGGGGCGCCAAGACGATCCCGTCTGGCGGATGGTTCTCGATGCCGAAGTCACTTTCGGTTCCGGGCGCCGTGATCACCGGTGACGCTGGTGGAATGGTCAACGTCCCGTACCTGAAGGGCATCCACTACGCGATGCACTCGGGCATGTACGCGGCCGAGGTCATCACCGACCAGCTCAAGGCTGGCTCGACCGACTTCGCCGAGTACGACAAGAAGGTCCAGGGCGGAATCATCGGCGACGAGCTCTACCGCGAGCGCAACATGCGTCAGGTGTTCAGCAAGGGATTCTTCGTCGGTGGCGCACTTGCCTCGATGGGAACGATCTCGCTGGGTCGCCTGCCGTTCGGCAAGTGGATCTCAGAGCCCGACGCAGATGAGCCGATGTTCCTCGGCGACCGCTACGACAAGTACCCGCAGCCCGACAACGTGCTGACGTTCAGCAAGCTTGATTCGGTCTTCGGTTCCGGTAACGCAACGCGTGACTCGGCTCCGAACCACATCAAGATCCAGACGAACGTCCCGCGTGAAGTCGCGCAGACCTGGGTGTCACTCTGCCCCGCGCAGGTGTATGAGATCCCCGAGGGCGAGCCCTCAAGGGGCAACGTAAACGTCCACGTCACGCCGTCGAACTGCGTTCAATGCGGCGCGATCACGGCAAAGGGCGGCCGCTTCACACCGCCCGAAGGCGGCGACGGTCCGTTGTACCAGATCGTTTAGCACTCGCTCGTCAACACAGAAACTGAGAGACGCCCTGCTTTCTTACCGAGAGCAGGGCGTTTTTCGTTAAAGGTGCAAAACTTCCGCGTATCTGAGCGGTTAGTAGTTCAGATGCACGGTATGCCCCGCCAGATCAAACAATCGCTCACGTTCGCTCTGCTGCTCACGCTCGTCTGGGCCACGCATGCTTCGGCCGCCTCAGTTTCGGTCAAGCCATCGCCCACCGCGAAGGTTGCAACCTTTGGCGACGGGTCGAAGCCGCCGGCTTCGGTCAAGCTGCGAGTCTGCCGCGGCGGCGCCTACTACGACAACCGTCTGGTCTCTTTCCGAGTGCGCATGGGCCGCTTCAATCAGACGAGCGATCCGCAGAGCCTGCAAATGCGTTTCGAGGTGCTCCAGCGCCTCAACGAGAACAAGCGTTACAAGAAGCTCAAGGCCGACGGCCTTGGTACCTGGTTCAAGTCGAGCGATTCTGCGACGCTGTATCAGCGTGATCTCACCCTCACAAATGTCGAGACCGCTGCCACTTACAAGGCCAGCGTCACCTTCCGCTGGACTGCGCCCGACGGTTCCGTCTCCTGGAAGCGAAAGATCGTCTCCACTGCCTGCATGCAGAAGGTCCCACTCCCGAAGCTCAAGCTGACCAAAGTCATTGCGGTGCCGATCGTCGGATCAACGGCGCTTCAACACACGGTGACGGTCGTCAACGATGGCCGATCCGAGGTCGTGAACCTGCCTGTGGGCATCTTCGTGGACTCGCTGTCACCGTCGATCGCAGTGATCGATTCGATCGGACCCAACCAGAGCGTTGACGTGCAGATCGAGGCGGCTTCGTGCCAAACCGGCGCGAACGCCGTGATCGATCCGCTGCGATCGATTGTGCGAATTCCGATGCACAACCGCACGCCGTTTCCGATCGCTCGCTGTAGCTGACAGCGATTGATTGGCGACCGTCTAAACTTCGCTGAACTATGAAGACTGAGATCCACCCCGAATACGTCGAGGCGAAAGTCACCTGCAGTTGCGGAAACTCCTTCGTCACGCGCTCGACCAAGTCAGAGCTCCACGTCGAACTCTGCTCGGAGTGCCACCCGTTCTACACCGGTAAGCAGAAGCTCGTTGACACCGGTGGCCGTGTCGAACGCTTCCAGCGTCGCGCTGCCAAGTCGTCGAAGCGCTAACGCGCTTCTTGCCTGAGGCCGTGGATGGCGTCCGACAGCGTCACCGCACCTGAGTCAGCATCGCCCAACGGCGTCGCTGCAATCGGCTCTGGAGTAGAAGAAGCGGGAGTTCATCGCGGCAGCGGCGACCTGATCGCAACGCGCGACGCGCCAGTCGGCGGCCAGGCCGTGATTGAAGGCGTGATGATGCGCGGCATCCATCACTGGGCCGTCGCAGTTCGCCTGGAAGACGGCACGATCGAGAAAGAAGTTCATGACTTCGAGAGCGCCGTCAAGAAGAACCGTTTTTACAAGCTGCCGGTCGTGCGCGGAGTTGTCGCGCTCGTCGAATCGATGGGCATCGGCATCAAGGCACTCGGAATCGCCGCCAACAAGCAGCTCGGCGATGAAGAAGAAGAGATTGGCGGCACAACTTGGGCGTTGACCGTCGCGGCCTCGCTGATCTTCTCGGTCGCGTTCTTCTTCCTTCTGCCGCTGGGCCTGATCAGCCTCATCCAGGGCGACAGCGGCAGCTCACTGCAGTTCGTGCTGTTTGAGAAGCTCCTGCGCATTGCGATCTTCATCGCCTATCTGTATGTGATCTCGCTGCTTCCAGACCTACGACGAGTATTCGAATACCACGGCGCCGAACACAAGGTGATTTTCAACTACGAGTCTGGCCGGCCATTGACCCCGGAGAACGCCCAGCGCTTCTCACGTTTTCACCCGCGCTGCGGTACGAGCTTCCTGCTGCTGGTCTTCATCGTCTCGATCTTCGTGCTTCTGCCCCTGGGCCGCCCGGAGTGGTACATCCTCTTCCCGTCGCGCGTTCTGGCCGTGCCGATCGTGGCCGGTCTCGCCTTCGAGCTGATCAAGCTGATCGGCAAGCACCGCACCAAGGGCTGGGCCCGAGCGATCATGTGGCCGGGGCTACAGCTGCAGCGACTGACCACACGCGAGCCTGACCTTGAGCAGCTTGAGGTTGCGATTGCGTCGCTTGAGGCCGTGCTTGAAAAGGAAGATCCTCGTGAGGCTGTGAAGGACGACGAAATCGGCATGGAGATTGTCGCCTGAGGCGCTGATTCGTACGATTCACCGCCCCAGGCCTGCTCGACCTAGACTGAGCGCCGCATGATCACCGAACTCCTGAACCAGATCGAACAGCGCTTCGCCGATGTCCAGGCGCAGATGAGTGATCCCGAAGTGATCAACGATCGCGAGCGCTACGCCGCGGTCGGGCGCGAGTACAGCCAGCTCGAGCCGGCGCACGATCTGGTCGTTGAGTACCGCCGTGCCGAATCCGACATGGAGGGCGCGAAGGACCTTGTCGACGAGGACGAAGAGTTCGCCGAACTCTACGACAGCTCAAAGGCTCGCATCACAGAGCTCGAAGACGAGATCCGCATGGCGATGATCGACCGCGACCCCAACGACGACAAGGACGTGATCATCGAACTTCGTCCGGGCACCGGTGGGGAAGAGGCAGGAAACTTCGCAGCCGATCTGTACCGCATGATCACGCGCTACGCCGAGCGCTTGAAGTTCAAACCCGAGTTGATCGAGGCCGACGACGGCGGGCACTACACGCTCGCCATCAAGGGCGACGCTGCCTTCAGCATATTCAAGTACGAAGGTGGTACCCACCGCGTTCAACGCGTTCCCGAGACCGAGTCCCAGGGCCGCATCCACACCTCCACCGCGACCGTCGCCGTGATGCCCGAGGCAGACGATGTTGATGTGCAGATAGATCAGAACGACTTGCAGATCGACGTCTACCGCAGCTCTGGCCCGGGCGGCCAGTCGGTGAACACGACCGACTCCGCCGTCCGCATCACGCACAAACCAACAGGCGTCGTCGTCTCGATGCAGGATGAGAAGTCGCAGCTTCAGAATCGTGAGAAGGCGATGCGTGTTCTGCGTGCCCGCCTGTTCGAGCGCGCGCTTGAAGAGCAGCACGCCGCTGCGGCCGCCGAGCGCAAGGCGCAGGTTGGCACCGGCGAGCGCTCGGGGAAGATCCGCACCTACAACTTCCCGCAGGGCCGAGTGACCGACCACCGGATAAAGCTCACCGCGCACAACCTCGATGCGGTGCTTGACGGCGAGCTCGATGAGTTCACAAGCGCCCTTCAGGCGGACGAAAAGCGCCAGATGCTCGAGGCGCAGACGGGCACCACCGGCTGATGCTGGCGATGGCCGCGCCGTCAACGGCTCGCGAGCTGATCGATCACGGCGAGGCGCGCCTGCGCGCCGCCGGCATCGACACCCCGAGGCTCGACGCCGAACTCCTGCTCGCCGAGGCAGCGGGAGTCACGCGATCACAGATCGTCGCCGGACTGATTGATCCGACTGGCTCAATCAGAACTTACGAAGCATGGCTCAAGCGCCGTGTCGGTCGCGAGCCGCTGGCGTACATCACCGGCCGTCAAGGCTTTCGCCGGATCGTCCTGCGCGTCGACGACCGGGTATTGATCCCGCGACCAGAGACCGAGCTCCTCGTGGCAGTGGTGAAGGTCGGTCGTCCGTGCGGGATTCTTGATCTTGGAACGGGAAGCGGGGCCGTTGCCCTCGCCCTCGCGGATGAACTCCCCGACGCCACGATCACCGCCGCCGACATTTCGCCCGCCGCACTTGCGGTCGCTCGAATAAACGCGTGTGAAACGGGCGCGAGTGATCGCGTGAGTTTCGTCGAATCCGATCTGCTCAATTCGGTGGACGGCATCTTTGACGCGATCTCGGCGAACCTGCCGTACGTCGCAGCCGGAGATATCGCCGGCCTTCAGCCGGAGGTGTCAGCCTTCGAGCCACGTCTCGCTCTCGATGGCGGCGCGGACGGTCTCGACCTGGTGCGAAAGCTCGCAGCGACCGCGCCGGCACAGTTGAAGCCCAGCGGCCTGCTCGCACTTGAGATCGGCGAGGGGCACGCGGCCGAGACCGAGCGGATTCTTCAGACTGCGGGCTTCGCCGAGATCGAGCGCCACCAGGACCTCTCCGGGACCGAGCGCGTGGTGAGCGGCCGAGCCGCGCGATGACCGCGATCTCTCCAGACTCAGGCGCTGATTTCCAGGACGCGATCAGCAACGGAGAAATCGTGATCTTCCCGACCGACACGCTCTATGGAATTGCCTGCGATCCCGACGACGCCGCAGCGGCCGAGCGCATCCACGAATTGAAGGGTCGGCCGCCCAAGAAACCATCCGCAGTGATGTACTTCTCACTCGATCGTCTGCTCGCCGATGTCGGAGGTGACCTCGGCGCGAGGACCCTGAACCTTGTGGAGCAGCTCCTTCCGGGCCCGTTCACCCTCGTTGTCGCCAACCGCGGCAATCGCTTCGTCCCGGCCTGCGCTGGATCGCCGGAGAAGCTCGGCCTGCGCGTACCGAAGCTCGGTCCCGCGATCGAGCCGCTCGGCGGCGTGGAGATCCCGGTGATGCAGACGAGCGCCAACCTCAGCGGCGGTCCCGACGCGACGGCAGTCGAAGACATCGACCCCGCGATCATCGCCGGGGTGGACCTTGTGCTCGACGGTGGCCCCTTGCTCGGCTACGGCTCGACCGTTGCGGACATATCTGAGCTCGAAGACGGCCGTTGGCGGCTGCTCCGATCGCAGTTGCCGCGCACAAGTGGCCGCATCGCTGAACTGATCGGCTTTCCGCCCGAATCTGACTGAAATGACGGATCTCGCCCGGAGGGGTTGAGGTTTGCTCGCAGCGACCGATAACCGGAAGACGTATGCGTACGTAATCCCGCGTACCCGTATGCAGATATGCAAGATTCGATCGCCCATTACGTAGCTCTAGGTTTCGCACTCTCAGCCGCGCTCGTCGGAATTTCCGGCGCGCGGAAGGCCAGGGGTGGCTTCCGCTCGCGCTCCGCGCAGACCTACGCGCGGGCCGCTCTGCTCACGGCAGTGGGCTTCGCGATCGGTATTGCGGTCGAGAGCGAGATCGTCTTCCTCGCGGGTGCGTCCATCGGGATGGCGCTGGTTGCTTTTGGACTGATGATTCAGGCCAAGGAGGGCGAGGTATTCGTGAAGATCGCGTCCGAACAGCGCGTCGACTTCAACAGCGGCCTGCCGAATGAGCGTCTCTTCTATGAGCGGCTGAACGCCGAGCACTCGCGCACCAAGCGCACCAACCAGCGCTACTCGATCGCAACATTCGAGATCGACAACTACGACCTGCTCAGCGACGCCGACAAGTCGAACGGGATGAAGCTGCTCGCCGAATCTCTGAACGAATCGATTCGCAACACCGACACGCTCGGCCGCGTCGCGGACAACCAAGTTGCCGTACTGCTAGTCGACACGCTCGCCGAGGGTGCGATCATCGGCTGCGACCGAGCCTGCGAGCGATTCTTCTTTCAGAGCTGCGGTCACAACGACACCGCGCACGTGACCAGGCCACTGACCGTTTCGGCCGGAATTGCCGCTTTCGACGACGACACTGTCGATCCTCATCACGTCGTCGACAACGCCAAGCTTGCGCTCAAGCGCCTTCACGACGAGATGGACTCGGGCATCAAGGTTTACGACCGCAATGAGTTCGTGCGCCAGGCCGACAGCGACTTAGAGGCGCAGCTCAGCGCCTGAAAAGGTCGTGGTCGCGCGACCCTTGCCGTTGCTACGGTGACGGTGTGAAAATCGCGATCGCATCCGACCATGCCGGCTTCGAATTGAAGCAGCATATTGCCGCTGCCTTGCGGGCCGAAGGACACGACGTGAAGGACTTCGGCACTGAGTCCGAGGAGTCCGTCGACTACCCCGACTTCGCAGAACCAGCCGCGCGTGAAGTTGCCGCTGGCGACGCCGAACGCGGCGTGCTCGTTTGCGGAAGCGGCGTTGGCGTGTCGATCGTCGCCAACAAGGTCGACGGCATTCGGGCGGTGCACGCGCATGACAGCGACGAGGCATCAATGAGCCGCCAGCACAACGACGCGAACGTCGTCACGGTGGGCGAGCGCACCACCGCTCCGGAGGACGCAATCAAGATCGTCAATGCTTTTCTCTCAACTGAATTTGAAGGCGGCCGCCATCAGAAGCGCGTCGACAAAATCGCGCTGGTCGAGGGACACACCACCACCAGGGCATCGGCCAAGGAGACCTACTTGTGAGCGAGCTACCGGAAGACTTATTCAATGCCCCCCTCGAAGAGGTGGATCCCGAGATCGCGCAGGTCCTGAAAGACGAGCTCGGCCGCCAGCAGAACACGCTTGAGATGATCGCCAGCGAGAACTTCGTCCCGCGCGCGATTCTCGAAGCGCAGGGCTCCGTGCTCACCAACAAATACGCCGAGGGCTATCCGGGCAAGCGCTACTACGGCGGCTGCGAATACGTCGACGTTGCCGAGACACTCGCGATCGATCGCGCCAAGGCGCTGTTCGGCGCGGAGTTCGCGAACGTCCAACCGCACTCAGGGGCGCAGGCAAACACTGCCGTCTACCACGCGCTTCTGCAGCCCAGCGAGACCTTGCTGGGCCTCGAGCTCTCACACGGCGGGCACCTCTCACACGGCATGAAGATCAACGTCTCCGGTCGCCTCTACGACATCGCCGCATACGGCGTGCGCAAGGACGACTACCGGATCCACATGGAAGACGTCGCAAAGATCGCCGAAGAGCGCAAACCCAAGCTGATCGTCGCCGGCTGGAGCGCGTACCCGCGTCAGCTCGACTTTGCGGCATTCCGCGAGATCGCAGATTCCGTTGGCGCGCTGTTGATGGTCGACATGGCCCACTTCGCCGGCCTCGTGGCCGCAGGTGAGCATCCTTCACCGGTGCCGTACGCAGACGTCGTGACCACCACTATCCACAAAACGATCGGCGGCGGACGCAGCGGAATGATCCTCGCCAAGGAAGAGCACGGCAAGGCAATCAACTCCGCCGTCTTCCCCGGACAGCAGGGCGGACCGCTGATGCACATCATCGCCGGCAAGGCCGTTGCGTTCAAGATCGCGGCGAGCGACTCATTCAAGGAGCGCCAACAGCGCACGCGCCGCGGCGCCTCGATCCTCGCCGAGAAGATGCTCGGGAAGGGCGTGAATGTCCTGACCGGCGGCACCGACGTGCACCTCGTGCTCGCCGACCTGCAGGGCAGCCCGCTCAACGGCCAGGAGGCCGAAGACCGCCTGCACGAGATCGACATCACCGTCAACCGCAACTCGATTCCTTTCGACCCGCTCCCGCCGTCAGTTTCCAGTGGCCTGCGGATTGGTACGCCAGCGCTGGCAACGCGCGGATTCCAGGACGACGACTTCGCCGAGGTCGGCGAAGTGATCGCCACGGCGCTCGCCGCCGAGGAGTGGAACGATGCAATCCGCACCGAGCTGCGTGGGCGGGCAACTGCGCTCGCGAACAAGTTTCCGCTGTACGAGCATCTGAGTTCACCAGCGATAGCGTGATGGCATAAAATACCGGAAAAAACGGTACTTTATGCAGTTTACGTTTCGTGACATGCATAAACTACCGGAAAAACCGGTATATTGTGCGAAATGCCGGGAATCGCACAACGAACTCTCCTCGATATTGCGTGGGATCAGCACGGTTACGTCACCAGCAGCGATGCGCGTCGCGCTGGTATAGACCCGCGGCGTCTGGTTGACCTGAAGGCAAATGGGCAGGCGACTCGTGAAGCGCACGGCATATACCGCCTGTCGCAGATTCCCTACGACGAGTACGACCAGTACATGTTCGCCACGCTGTGGCCACGCGGAGCTGGGGTGATTTCGCACGAGTCGGCAGCCGTGCTCCACCAGCTCGGGAACGTAAATCCTGCGCAAATCGACGTAACCGTGCCACGCGCCATGCGGTTCGGGAAGCGACCACCGGCGTTCCTTGAACTTCACCGCGAGAACCTTGAGGAAGGATCAATCGTGCGAGTCGAAGGCGTGCCGGTCGTATCCCCATTTCGTGCCGCCTTCGAAATGATCACGGGACAGTCGCGACGCGACCTGACCAGGCAAGTAGTCGAGGAAGCCCGTGCCGCGGCGCTGATCACGCGTGACCAGCGCGACTTTCTGATGGGGCTGATCGTTGCGGGCGCGTCAAATGACTAGGACATACGAAGATGCGCCGGTGAACGTGAAGACGCTTGAACAGCGGATGAGAAACCGCGTCGAGAATGCGACATTCAACCGAACGCGCCGAGAACTCTCGAACTTGGCCGTGCTAAAGGCGTTGAGCGGGCTGCTGGATACGAACGGTGATCCGATATTCGCTGTCAAGGGGGGCGTGGCGATGGAAATCGAGTTCGGGTTTTCGGCGCGCACCACAACCGATCTCGACGTCGGATTTCGCGCTCAGGTGAGCGAGTTGGCAGACCTCTTGGCGGACGCGCTTGCTCCCGGATGGGGTGGGTTTGAATTTCGAATATCGAGACCATTGGAGCCGATTTGGGAAACCGGCGAATTCGGGGCAGATATCAAAGTGAGTTACCTCTCTCGCGAATGGGGAGCCGTGAAGCTTGAGGTGGGACCGGCGGAGGGCGTATCCGGAATGGGAGTCAGAACCGTAGAGAACGCGGCATTTAACCCGGAAGAGGTCGGCATTGAATCGATACTGAGTGTGTCCGCTGTCGAGAAGCAATACATGATCGCCCAGAAGCTGCACGCGTGTACGGACCACTCGCGATTGGGGCGACCGAATGAGCGAGCTCGTGACGTTCCGGATGTAATCGTCCTCTGGGAGTCCTTGGCCGACGGGTTACGTCGGGACGTTCGTGGAGCCTGTGTAGAGATCTTCGAGTTGCGTGGCAAGCAGGCTTGGCCGCCGACAGTCGAAGTTGTTGACGGATGGGAGTCGGATTACGCGCGAGCGATCGAAGGGACCGCATTCGCAATCCAAGACGTGAAAGCTGCCGTGGCACGGACAAACACGATCATCGATGAAATCGAAACCGAGGCAGGAAAGTCGTCGGACGTGAGCGGCGAATCGTGAGCTTGGAACTGCAAGCACTCTCAGCTTTCGCGGTCGCGACGATCGTCTCATTCGCGTTGACGCCGCTCGTCGCGAAGCTCGCCTTCCGCGTCGGTGCCGTCGCGCACGTCAGCGACCGATCGCTGCACGACCACGATATGCCGAGCCTCGGCGGGCTGGCGATCTTGTCCGGGCTGCTGGTCGCTTCGCTCGCGTTCCTGCCTGAAAGCACCGAGAGCAAAGGCATCATCGCCGGCGCGCTCGTGATCGCTCTGGTCGGAACGCTCGACGACATCTTTGATCTCCCGCCGCTGGTCAAGCTGATCGGCCAGTTCTGCGGCGCGGCAATTCCAGTTTTCTCCGGTGTGGTGGTGACCAACTTCACGCTGCCGTTCATCGACCCTGTGGCCCTGGGCGACTGGGCCGTGCCGCTGACGATGCTCGGCATCGTCGCGGTGATCAACGTCGTCAACCTCACCGACGGCGCCGACGGCCTGGCGGCGGGCGTGTGTTTCATCGGGGCGGCGACCTTTGCGATCATCACCCTTTCCCTCAACCGCGACGCCGCGGGCATCCTCGCTGCCGCGACTGCAGGCGCATCGCTCGGGTTCCTCTTTCATAACTTCTACCCGGCGACGATCTTCATGGGAGACGCAGGCTCAAACCTGCTCGGCTACCTGCTCGCCTGCATCGCGATCCAGGGCGTTTTGAAGACCGCAGCAGCCGTCGCGCTGTTCTTCCCGCTGGTGATTCTCGCTGTCCCGATCCTTGACACCGGGTTCGTGGTGGCCAAGCGCCTGAAGTACGGCAAACCGATCTACGCGGCAGACCGATGGCACTTCCATCACCGCTTCGTCAACATCGGGTTCTCCCAACGTCGCACGGTCCTCTACCTCTACGCCTGGACTCTGAGTCTTGCCGGCATGGCGCTGGCGCTGCGCTTCATTCCGTACACCGACGGTCACGGCAACCTCGACACCGGCTGGACGCTCGTGCTCGCCGGGATCGGCGTCCTTGTGATCATCGCCAGCTTCTACCTTGTCGTGGTGCTTGAGATCCTCAAGCTAAGGCGTTTCCGCGGGCGCTCATGGCGTCGCGGGCAGGCGACATCCGAAGAGGTAGACGCAGAGGTTGCGGAAGAACTCGCCACGGGGGACTTTCCGGCCGTTCGCCCCGACTGATTGCCGGTAGGGCTCCACTCGGAGCCTACATTCGGCAGCCGCGACGTGGCGGGACCCGCCTTATCCAGCTGAGTGATTTGAGTGTCTGTCCAGCCCCTACAAGGCGAGTCAGTCTCGTGCTGTGGGTTTTCGAACGACGGTGAAGGTCGCCGCGGCAGCGGACTATCCCGGACGAATCGTGAGGTCCTCGATGAAGACACGAAAAAAGACCTGGACGCGACGGGCGCGCTGACGTCGACCTAATCGATCACGTACGTCTCGCGCTTGGGCTTCTCGATGAAGTCCCGCATGAAACCGCCAACGAGCAGGTTCGCGATCCAGAGAATGAATGCCGCGCCGATCGTCTTCCAGAAACCATCGAGCTCGAATGGCGGCACCAAAACGCTCGTGACCCACAGCATCAACGCGTTTATCAGCCAGATGAACAGGCCGAGTGTGATGATGATGAAGGGGAGAGAGAGCAGATAGAAGATCGGACGCATGATCAGGTTGGCAGCCGCCAGTACGAGCGCCGCAATCACCAGGTAGAGATAGTTGTCGTCGTAGGAGACGAGGTCCAGCAGCGAAGCAACCCACAGCCCGAGAAGGCAGACAACGCCGGTTGCAAGGATGCGGACGATGAACCCGGGGTTCCTGCGTGTTTCGTATGTCACTGCTTCAGGCATGTCCCTCAATTTACCCACCGTGACGGCCATCCAACCTGCAAACGGCGCAAACCCGCATCGCGCCTGCGGTTTCAAG
The genomic region above belongs to Solirubrobacterales bacterium and contains:
- a CDS encoding 4Fe-4S dicluster domain-containing protein, translated to MSGHGVKPSDYPPPVDQVAEYVGAPTDPEDERIEVGICVVGGGPAGLAAAIKIMQILEKDPELLESLGEVPVAVIEKGKACGAHTLSGANMRPSAMRELFPDLPESEWPVYGEVHKDSTYLLTKKRKIKLMPPPPNFKNHGNFVTSVAELSRWLAEKAEEMGVYVLTETAAMKLLVEEGKVVGVRTGDRGQDREGNPMGNFEPGVDVVAKATIIAEGTIGHLTMAAQEFFDIQPEQPQRYELGVKEVWEVKEPLDQVIHTMGWPLRKGARYNEFGGSFIYPMGEDKVCIGMVIGLDYTDATLSCHDLLQQFKTHPLPKKILEGGKRVAWGAKTIPSGGWFSMPKSLSVPGAVITGDAGGMVNVPYLKGIHYAMHSGMYAAEVITDQLKAGSTDFAEYDKKVQGGIIGDELYRERNMRQVFSKGFFVGGALASMGTISLGRLPFGKWISEPDADEPMFLGDRYDKYPQPDNVLTFSKLDSVFGSGNATRDSAPNHIKIQTNVPREVAQTWVSLCPAQVYEIPEGEPSRGNVNVHVTPSNCVQCGAITAKGGRFTPPEGGDGPLYQIV
- the rpmE gene encoding 50S ribosomal protein L31, giving the protein MKTEIHPEYVEAKVTCSCGNSFVTRSTKSELHVELCSECHPFYTGKQKLVDTGGRVERFQRRAAKSSKR
- a CDS encoding DUF1385 domain-containing protein — translated: MASDSVTAPESASPNGVAAIGSGVEEAGVHRGSGDLIATRDAPVGGQAVIEGVMMRGIHHWAVAVRLEDGTIEKEVHDFESAVKKNRFYKLPVVRGVVALVESMGIGIKALGIAANKQLGDEEEEIGGTTWALTVAASLIFSVAFFFLLPLGLISLIQGDSGSSLQFVLFEKLLRIAIFIAYLYVISLLPDLRRVFEYHGAEHKVIFNYESGRPLTPENAQRFSRFHPRCGTSFLLLVFIVSIFVLLPLGRPEWYILFPSRVLAVPIVAGLAFELIKLIGKHRTKGWARAIMWPGLQLQRLTTREPDLEQLEVAIASLEAVLEKEDPREAVKDDEIGMEIVA
- the prfA gene encoding peptide chain release factor 1; this encodes MITELLNQIEQRFADVQAQMSDPEVINDRERYAAVGREYSQLEPAHDLVVEYRRAESDMEGAKDLVDEDEEFAELYDSSKARITELEDEIRMAMIDRDPNDDKDVIIELRPGTGGEEAGNFAADLYRMITRYAERLKFKPELIEADDGGHYTLAIKGDAAFSIFKYEGGTHRVQRVPETESQGRIHTSTATVAVMPEADDVDVQIDQNDLQIDVYRSSGPGGQSVNTTDSAVRITHKPTGVVVSMQDEKSQLQNREKAMRVLRARLFERALEEQHAAAAAERKAQVGTGERSGKIRTYNFPQGRVTDHRIKLTAHNLDAVLDGELDEFTSALQADEKRQMLEAQTGTTG
- the prmC gene encoding peptide chain release factor N(5)-glutamine methyltransferase gives rise to the protein MAAPSTARELIDHGEARLRAAGIDTPRLDAELLLAEAAGVTRSQIVAGLIDPTGSIRTYEAWLKRRVGREPLAYITGRQGFRRIVLRVDDRVLIPRPETELLVAVVKVGRPCGILDLGTGSGAVALALADELPDATITAADISPAALAVARINACETGASDRVSFVESDLLNSVDGIFDAISANLPYVAAGDIAGLQPEVSAFEPRLALDGGADGLDLVRKLAATAPAQLKPSGLLALEIGEGHAAETERILQTAGFAEIERHQDLSGTERVVSGRAAR
- a CDS encoding Sua5/YciO/YrdC/YwlC family protein, encoding MTAISPDSGADFQDAISNGEIVIFPTDTLYGIACDPDDAAAAERIHELKGRPPKKPSAVMYFSLDRLLADVGGDLGARTLNLVEQLLPGPFTLVVANRGNRFVPACAGSPEKLGLRVPKLGPAIEPLGGVEIPVMQTSANLSGGPDATAVEDIDPAIIAGVDLVLDGGPLLGYGSTVADISELEDGRWRLLRSQLPRTSGRIAELIGFPPESD
- a CDS encoding diguanylate cyclase, with the protein product MQDSIAHYVALGFALSAALVGISGARKARGGFRSRSAQTYARAALLTAVGFAIGIAVESEIVFLAGASIGMALVAFGLMIQAKEGEVFVKIASEQRVDFNSGLPNERLFYERLNAEHSRTKRTNQRYSIATFEIDNYDLLSDADKSNGMKLLAESLNESIRNTDTLGRVADNQVAVLLVDTLAEGAIIGCDRACERFFFQSCGHNDTAHVTRPLTVSAGIAAFDDDTVDPHHVVDNAKLALKRLHDEMDSGIKVYDRNEFVRQADSDLEAQLSA
- the rpiB gene encoding ribose 5-phosphate isomerase B; translated protein: MKIAIASDHAGFELKQHIAAALRAEGHDVKDFGTESEESVDYPDFAEPAAREVAAGDAERGVLVCGSGVGVSIVANKVDGIRAVHAHDSDEASMSRQHNDANVVTVGERTTAPEDAIKIVNAFLSTEFEGGRHQKRVDKIALVEGHTTTRASAKETYL
- a CDS encoding serine hydroxymethyltransferase, with the protein product MSELPEDLFNAPLEEVDPEIAQVLKDELGRQQNTLEMIASENFVPRAILEAQGSVLTNKYAEGYPGKRYYGGCEYVDVAETLAIDRAKALFGAEFANVQPHSGAQANTAVYHALLQPSETLLGLELSHGGHLSHGMKINVSGRLYDIAAYGVRKDDYRIHMEDVAKIAEERKPKLIVAGWSAYPRQLDFAAFREIADSVGALLMVDMAHFAGLVAAGEHPSPVPYADVVTTTIHKTIGGGRSGMILAKEEHGKAINSAVFPGQQGGPLMHIIAGKAVAFKIAASDSFKERQQRTRRGASILAEKMLGKGVNVLTGGTDVHLVLADLQGSPLNGQEAEDRLHEIDITVNRNSIPFDPLPPSVSSGLRIGTPALATRGFQDDDFAEVGEVIATALAAEEWNDAIRTELRGRATALANKFPLYEHLSSPAIA
- a CDS encoding type IV toxin-antitoxin system AbiEi family antitoxin domain-containing protein translates to MPGIAQRTLLDIAWDQHGYVTSSDARRAGIDPRRLVDLKANGQATREAHGIYRLSQIPYDEYDQYMFATLWPRGAGVISHESAAVLHQLGNVNPAQIDVTVPRAMRFGKRPPAFLELHRENLEEGSIVRVEGVPVVSPFRAAFEMITGQSRRDLTRQVVEEARAAALITRDQRDFLMGLIVAGASND